In the Enterobacter cloacae subsp. cloacae ATCC 13047 genome, GCCGGCACGGAAAAACCGCTTTACCGGCATGCCATCCGGCAGGCGATAAAGCTGTTCCTCGCCGGCTGTGCCGGCATACTGAAGCCCGTCAGGGCGGTGGATTACGCACCGTATCCTATGCTGACCGCATCCGGTACAGGCGCGCAGACCTCACCCAACCAGGCCTTCCAGCATTTTATCGAGCTGCTGGAGCAGAATGCGTGGCTTGACAGCAAGACGCTCTCCCGTATGGAGAAAATCTGGCTGCAGTCCGGCATCGATGCACTGAAATGGGAAGCCATTCCCTTTGCAGCGCGGCAGATAATGGCGCAGCTGATGGCCGTGCACTATGCCGACTGGTTCGGCGTTGCCGGTGCCGGTGGTCAGTTTGATCCGCAGGAGCGCTGGGAGTCGCTGAGCATCATGCCGGAGACGACCTGCCCCTGTGACATGCTGATGGTGATGCCGTCACGTCTGGCCTCCGAGCTCAACGGCGAAGGTGGTCTTTTCACCGGGCTCTGTATAACGTCCGAACTCTATATGCAGCTCTTTGGCATGGAGTTTCCGGCGGGCCATCAGGCCAGCTGGAGCAGGGATGACGTGGGGTCACTGACGCTGAGCTTTGCATCTCCCTGGTATCCGCCGTCAGGTGAGGTTATGGGGATAATGTCGCAGATGTTTGACTGTGAAATCCGGCACTACTGGATTTCACCGGATGCCGGCACGTCAGGGTTCAACTGCTTTGATCGGGGGGACCACGTTGACAGTGGTCCGTACCAGGCAGAAGCGCTGCGGCAGTCAGCATCCGGCGACGGTGCACGCATGTATCTGGTGACACCCGAAACGGCTGCGGTTCCTGCAACCACCGCAGCGCACTACGGCAGCATCCGCGCATAACATTCACTTAACGTCGGTTTATCCGGCTCCTCTGACCGGTCACAGCGAAAGCTGTGGCCGTTTTTCACCCTGAAGGGAACACCGTTTCCCTCCGGGCGCGTGTTCTCTTTCCGGAAGGGAGCACATATGAAAAGCGTCATCAACCACGAAAAAGCCTTTCTCTCACTCTTCAGCCAGACTGCACGGTACCATCACCGGCATCAGGTATTTGAAGACTTTGTCAGCTGCAGTGTGATCGCACTGCAGAACAGCCTTCAGTTCTGTGACAAACGGGAAGAAAAGTACATGCGTATTGTCGGCCGTTACGAAAAAACGGACATCTCCCGTATGGCGCAGCTACTGGCCCATGTGACCAACGGGCTGGATGAGACGCCCGGCGATTTTCTTGGCCGCGTTTTTATGCAGCTTGAACTGGGTGATAAATACCGTGGTCAGTTTTTCACGCCGTGGAATATCGGTCTGATGATGGCCAGAATGCAGCTCGGTAACGTCGAAGATAATTTTAGGGACAAGCCGTTTATCACGCTTTCCGAACCTGCCTGCGGCGCCGGCTGTATGGCTCTGGCATTTGCCTTTGTTCTGCGTGAGGCTGGCTATTCTCCTCACCGGTATCTGTGGGTCTCTGCTCAGGATATCGATCCGCTGGCGGCCGGTATGGCGTATATCCAGCTTTCGCTGTCTGGTGTGCCGGGGGAGGTGGTGATCGGCAACTCACTAAACGATGAGCGCCGGCGAATACTTCACACGCCCGCGCATTACATGGGGAACTGGAGTTTCCTGCTGCAGACGAGAATGAATGCAGCCGTTGCATGAAAGCTCATACTGAACAAAAGGCCACGAATCATTGTGGCCTTTTCTTTTCACATATCTGAAAAGTTATCGAAGATTCCGGATAAAAAAACGAGGATTAATGGGATAATATAGCTGCCAAGAAAACCAAGACGAAAAAAGTCAACGTAATTGTCGGTGAATGGTTTCGTATCCCACATTACGAATGCATCCAGAGTTGCTACACATGCCACTAAAATATAGCCAGCAACGGGACTGAATAGCTTCATAAGAAGTACAGGCCATTTTTCAGCATTCTCACACAAATAGAGCGCAAACCCAGATATCCATACAAATGTTAACAGGATAGTAACCCGCCAGCTTATGTATTCCGGCGGGAATATATTTCTTTTCATCATGACATACCAAAATAGTAACTCCGTGCCATATATGGCTAATGGGATCGCAAGTAAAAATAATCTTGAAAATCTGATGTTAATTTTCATTCTGTAGCCTTTTAACCCAGGTCATCGTAGAACGGGTCTACAATATAAGAACCATGCTTACCGGCGACGGCTCCTGGTTTTGTCTGTAAAGCAAAAATAAATATTCGCAGCGGGATTTCTCTTCTCAGCAGAAGTCTGGTCAGCCTGAAGGTATAAATAAGGTGGTGGTAATACTTCATACCTGTATTTTCGCCTCCTGCTGTTGATAGTGTTCTGATCTTGACCCGCCATCTCCGGACAGCTTTTGTATCTTAAGTTAACGATGTCCGCTGCCGCCGATATTCCCTCGGGGAGTGATATCCCAGCGCGCTGTGCGGGTGGTTTTCATTGTAATGTGTGAACGCTGCTGCAAGGTTTCGCAGGGCTGTTCTCACATCTGGTTTTGGCATGAACGCGATATAGTCTTCCTTCATCGTCTTCACGAACCGTTCGGCCATGCCATTGCTCTGCGGGCTGCTCACCGCTGTTGTACACGGCTCCAGATTCAGCTCTCTGGCGAACCTCCGCGTTTCATGCGCGGTATATGCTGAACCGTTATCCGTCAGCCATTGAACCGGTGTGGTCGGCAGCCCGTCGCCGAAGCGCTTTTCCACCGACCTCAGCATCACATCCTGCACCGTCGAACTGTCGTAGCCTCCTGTGCTCGCTGCCCAGTCTATGGCTTCTCTGTCGCAGCAGTCCAGCGCGAACGTGACCCGCAGCTTCTCACCGTTGTCGCAGCCGAACTCGAAGCCATCTGAACACCAGCGCATATCGCTTTCTGCCACCGCGATTTTGCCCTTATGTTCACGCTTCGACCGCTCTGGTTTGTCATGCAGTAACAGCAGATTATGCTCGCTCATAAGCCGGTAAAGCCGTTTGGCGTTCACGGGGGGCAGTCCCTCTGTACGACGTTGCGTACGCAGGATGCCCCACACACGGCGATAGCCGTAACTGG is a window encoding:
- a CDS encoding DUF1281 domain-containing protein; the encoded protein is MFSWCQNRLEITGKSVCLDVMQPWIAGTEKPLYRHAIRQAIKLFLAGCAGILKPVRAVDYAPYPMLTASGTGAQTSPNQAFQHFIELLEQNAWLDSKTLSRMEKIWLQSGIDALKWEAIPFAARQIMAQLMAVHYADWFGVAGAGGQFDPQERWESLSIMPETTCPCDMLMVMPSRLASELNGEGGLFTGLCITSELYMQLFGMEFPAGHQASWSRDDVGSLTLSFASPWYPPSGEVMGIMSQMFDCEIRHYWISPDAGTSGFNCFDRGDHVDSGPYQAEALRQSASGDGARMYLVTPETAAVPATTAAHYGSIRA
- a CDS encoding N-6 DNA methylase; the encoded protein is MKSVINHEKAFLSLFSQTARYHHRHQVFEDFVSCSVIALQNSLQFCDKREEKYMRIVGRYEKTDISRMAQLLAHVTNGLDETPGDFLGRVFMQLELGDKYRGQFFTPWNIGLMMARMQLGNVEDNFRDKPFITLSEPACGAGCMALAFAFVLREAGYSPHRYLWVSAQDIDPLAAGMAYIQLSLSGVPGEVVIGNSLNDERRRILHTPAHYMGNWSFLLQTRMNAAVA
- a CDS encoding IS3 family transposase (programmed frameshift), which codes for MTGILLGQEVRKRKTPQEKIAIIQQTMEPGMNVSHVARLHGIQPSLLFKWKKQYQEGSLTAVAAGEEVVPASELTAALKQVRELQRLLGKKTMEVEILKEAVEYAQSPKMDSARALVAKGRGIALVSRTMGVSRAQLSLRINRSADWQDRRCNRRDDEADAEILSEILDIISDMPSYGYRRVWGILRTQRRTEGLPPVNAKRLYRLMSEHNLLLLHDKPERSKREHKGKIAVAESDMRWCSDGFEFGCDNGEKLRVTFALDCCDREAIDWAASTGGYDSSTVQDVMLRSVEKRFGDGLPTTPVQWLTDNGSAYTAHETRRFARELNLEPCTTAVSSPQSNGMAERFVKTMKEDYIAFMPKPDVRTALRNLAAAFTHYNENHPHSALGYHSPREYRRQRTSLT